The Pseudomonadota bacterium genome contains the following window.
ATTCAGTAACTTGTTAAAGTGATCTTTTGCCAATCGCATGAGTGCTCCATCCGTGAGCATCGATACGGTGGCGTTGCGCTTAGCTTCCGATATCAGCGCCTCTTCACCAAACGTGTCGCCCGCTTTGAGCTCGGCCAGTTTGATGCCGTCTTTGTTGAGTGGCGTTTCTCGGGTGACCGCGCAGCGTCCATCGGTGATTACGTAGAAGAAATCGCCTTCATCGCCCTGCTTGATCACCACATCGCCCGCTTTGTGGGACACGCGCTGCATGTTCATGAAAATGGCCTGAATATTGGCCGGCGGAATCTTGTGAAATGCCTTTGCCTGCAGCAGGGTGGTCATCCAGTCATCCGACTCGGCGTCATCGCTACCTTGAAGTTCATTGACTTCGTACGAGCCGGTCTGATCCCAGGTGAGCATCACATCGAGCAGGTCACTGTCGATGGAAATGTACTCAATGTCGGTACGAGCGCGGGCATTGACTTTGCGCGGCAGCATCGGGGCTAACGGATGGTTGGCATCGTCAGTGCCGGCTTTTACCACCCGCACCACTTTGGTGTCGGTACGCAACTCAACTTCACCGCTAAGGATGTACACGGTACGCTTTTCCTGGTCGCCTTCTTTGAACAGGAAGCGCCCACTGCCGAGCTCCTGAATGGTGGTCTTTTTGACCAGCGCCTGCAGATTTTCGGCCTTGAGGCCGTCAAGCGGCGTCAGGGACTTTAGCGTTTTGGTTGTGACGTGTTTGCCAGCCATGTA
Protein-coding sequences here:
- a CDS encoding cyclic nucleotide-binding domain-containing protein is translated as MAGKHVTTKTLKSLTPLDGLKAENLQALVKKTTIQELGSGRFLFKEGDQEKRTVYILSGEVELRTDTKVVRVVKAGTDDANHPLAPMLPRKVNARARTDIEYISIDSDLLDVMLTWDQTGSYEVNELQGSDDAESDDWMTTLLQAKAFHKIPPANIQAIFMNMQRVSHKAGDVVIKQGDEGDFFYVITDGRCAVTRETPLNKDGIKLAELKAGDTFGEEALISEAKRNATVSMLTDGALMRLAKDHFNKLLNEPMLDWVNYDEALDIIKSGGKWLDVRLPSEFENFHQEGAINIPLYFIRLKLKALETNVKYVVCCDTGRRSSAGAYILSERGFDTYVLEGGLTMSDADNL